From Aegilops tauschii subsp. strangulata cultivar AL8/78 chromosome 5, Aet v6.0, whole genome shotgun sequence:
AAatattcagaattttttgaaacatttaaaattgattagcaacgagaggggagagtgtgtccacgtaccctcgtcgaccgaaagcggaagcgttagcacaacgcggttgatgtagttgtacgtcttcacgatccaaccgatcaagtaccgaacgcacggcacctccgagttcagcacacgttcaactcgatgacgtccctcgaactccgatccagccgagctttgagggagagttccgtcagcactacagcgtggtgacgatgatgatgttctaccatcgcagggcttcgcctaagcaccgctacgatatgaccgaggtggattatggtggaggggggcaccgcacacggctaagagatccaagggatcaattgttgtgtctctagggggtgcctccctccccgtatataaaggagtggaggaggggaaggTGGCCGGCCACCCTTGTAGCGCCCCATGAGGAGttctactcccaccgggagtaggactccccccttccatgttggagtaggagaggagagggaaggagagagagggggaaaggaaaggggggcgccgccaccccctccttgtccaattcggacttggggggaggggcgcgcggctgccccttggccgcctctcctcttccaccacttgggcccatgaggcccaataacctccgggggggttccggtaaccctccggtactccggtatatatccgataacccccggaaccattccggtgtccgaatatagtcgtccaatatatcaatcttcatgtctcgaccatttcaagactcctcgttatgtccgtgatcacatccgggactctgaactaccttcggtacatcaaaacacataaactcataatataaccatcatcgaactttaagcgtgtggaccctacgggttcgagaactatgtagacatgaccgagacacgtctccggttaataaccaatagcggaacctggatactcatattggctcccacatattctacgaagatctttatcggtcaaaccgcataacaacatacgttgttccctttgtcatcggtatgttacttgcccgagattcgatcgtcggtatctcaatacctagttcaatctcgttactggcaagtctctttactcgttccgtaatacatcatcccgtaactaactcattagttacaatgcttgcaaggcttatagtgatgtgcattaccgagtgggcccagagatacctctccaacaatcggagtgacaaatcctaatctcgaaatacgccaacccaacaagtaccttcggagacacctgtagagcacctttataatcacccagttatgttgtgacgtttggtagcacacaaagtgttcctccggtaaacgggagttgcataatctcatagtcataggaacatgtataagtcatgaagaaagcaatagcaacatactaaacgttcaagtgctaagctaacggaatgggtcaagtcaatcacatcattctcctaatgatgtgatcccgttaatcaaatggcaactcatgtccatggctaggaaactctaccatcttcgattaacgagctagtcaagtagagtcatactagtgacactatgtttgtctatgtattcacacatgtactaagtttccggttaatacaattctagcatgaataataaacatttatcatgatataaggaaataaataataactttattattgtctctagggcatatttccttcactctcccacttgcactagagtcaataatctagttcacatcaccatgtgatttaacaccaatagttcacatcaccatgtgattaacacccatagttcacatcgtcatgtgaccaacacccaaagggtttactagagtcaataatctagttcacatcgctatgtgattaacactaaggtgtgatcatgtttttgcttgtgagagaagtttagtcaacgggtctgccacattcagatccgtatgtattttgcaaattctatgtctacaatgctctgccggagctactctagctaatagctcccacttttaatatgtatccagattgagacttagagtcatctggatcagtgtcaaaaacttgcatcgacgtaaccctttacgacgaaccttttgtcacctccataatcgagagacatatctttattccactaaggataattttgatcgctgtccagtgatctactcctagatcactattgtactcccttgccaaacttagtggtagggtatacaatagatctggtacacaacatggcatactttatagaacctatggctgaggcatagggaatgactttcattctctttctatcttctgtcgtggtcgggctttgagtcttactcaatttcacaccttgtaacacaggcaagaactctttctttgactgttccattttgaactatttcaaaatcttgtcaaggtatatactcattgaaaaaacttatcaagagtcttgatctatctctatagatcttgatgctcaatatgtaagcagcttcaccgaggtctttctttgaaaaaactcctttcaaatactcctttatgctttccagaaaattctacatttatttctgatcaacaatatgtcattcacatatatttatcagaaatgttgtagtgctcccactcactttcttgtaaatacaggcttcaccgtaagtctgtataaaactatatgctttgatcaactcatcaaagcgtatattccaactccgagatgcttgcaccagtccatagatggatcgctggagcttgcacattttgttaacacctttaggattgacaaaaccttctggttgcatcatatacaactcttctttaagaaatccattaaggaacgtagttttgacatccatttgccagatttcataaaatgtggcaatttgctaacatgattcggacaaacttaagcatcgctacgagtgagaaaatctcatcgtagtcaacactttgaactttgtcaaaacccttttccgacaagtctagctttgtagatagtaacagtactatcagcgtccgtctttctcttgaagatccatttattttctatgacttgccgatcatcgggaaagtcaaccaaagtccacactttgttctcatacatggatcccatcttagatttcatggcctcaaaccatttcgcggaatctgggctcatcatcgcttcctcatagttcgtaggtccgtcatggtcaagtaacatgacctccagaacaggattaccgtactactctggtgcggatcttactctggttgacctacgaggttcagtagtaacttgatctgaagttacatgatcatcatcattagcttcctcactaattggtgtaggagtcacatgaacagatttctgcgatgaactactttccaataagggagcaggtatagttacctcatcaagttctactttcctcccactcacttctttcgagagaaactccttctctagaaaggatccattcttagcaatgaatgtcttgccttcggatctgtgatagaaggtgtacccaactgtctcctttgggtatcctatgaagacacatttctccgatttgggtttgagcttatcaggatgaaactttttcacataagcattgcaaccccaaactttaagaaacgacaactttggtttcttgccaaaccgcagttcatatggtgtcatctcaacggatttagatggcgccctttttaacgtgaatgcagctgtctctaatgcataaccccaaaacgatagtggtaaatcggtaagaaacatcatagattgcactatatccaataaagtacggttatgacgttcggacacaccattatgctgtggtgttccaggtggcatgagtttgtgaaactattccacattgttttaattgaaggccaaactcgtaactcaaatatttgtctctgcgatcagatcgtagaaactatattttcttgttacgatgattctctacttcactctgaaattctttgaacttttcaaatgtttcagacttatgtttcatcaagtagatatacccatatctgctcaaatcatctgtgaaagttagaaaataacgatacccgtcgcgagcttcaacactcatcggattgcatacatcaatatgtattatttccaataagtcagttgctcgctccattgttccggagaacggagtcttagtcatcttgcccatgaggcatggttcgcaagcatcaagtgattccaaaagcccatcagcatggagtttcttcatgtgctttacaccaatatgacctaaacggcagtgccacaaataagttgcactatcattattaactttgcatattttggcttcaatattatgaatacgtgtatcactacgatcgagatccaacaaactattttcattgggtgtatgaccattgaaggttttattcatgtaaacagaacaacaattattctctgactttaaatgaatatccgtattgcaataaacatgatcaaatcatattcatgctcaacgcaaacaccaaataacacttatttaggttcaacactaatctcgaaagtatagggagtgtgcaatGATGATTATATCAAtgttggaactacttccaacacacatcgtcacttcacccttaactagtttctgttcattctgcaactcccgtttcatgttactactcttagcaactgaactagtatcaaatactgaggggttgctataaacactagtaaagtacacatcaataacatgtatatcaaatatacctatgttcactttgccatccttcttatccaccaattacttggggtagttccgcttccagtgaccagtccctttgcagtagaagcacttagtctcaggcttaggtccagacttgggcttcttcactcgagcagcaacttgcttgccgttcttcttgaagttccccttcttccctttgccccttttcttgaaattagtggtcttgtcaaccatcaacacttgatgtttttcttgatttctaccttcgtcgatttcagcatcacgaagagcttgggaatcgttttcttatcccttgcatattatagttcatcacgaagttctagtaacttggtgatagtgattagagaactctgtcaatcactatcttatctggaagattaactcccacttgattcaagtgattgtactactcagacattctgagcacatgctcactaactgagcaattctcctccatcttgtaggcaaagtacttgtcaaaggtctcatgccttttgacatgggcatgagtctgaaatactaatttcaactcttggaacatctcatatgctccatggcgttcaaaacgtctttaaAGCCCCGATTCttagccgtaaagcatggtgcactaaactatcaagtagtcatcataccgagctttgccaaacgttcataacgtctgcatatgctcctgcaataggtctgtcacatagcggtgcatcaaggatataatacttctgtgcagcaatgaggataatcctcagatcacggaccaagttcgcatcattgctactaacatctttcaacatagttttctctaggaacatatcaaaaataaaataggggagctaaacgcgagctattgatctacaacatagatatgctaatactaacaggactaagttcatgataaattgaagttcaattaatcatattacttaagaactcccacttagatagacatccctctaatcatctaagtgatcacgtgatccaaatcaactaaaccataaccgatcatcacgtgaaatggagtagttttcaatggtgaacatcactatgttgatcatatctactatatgattcatgctcgacctttcggtctcagtgttccgaggccatatctgcatatgctaggctcgtcaagtttaacctgagtattccgcgtgtgcaaaactggcttgcacctgttgtagatggacgtagagcttatcacagccgatcatcatgtggtgtctgggcacgacgaactttggcaacggtgcatactcagggagaacacttttatcttgaaatttagtgagagatcttcttataatgctaccgtcaatcaaagcaagataagatgcataaaagataaacatcacatgcaatcaatataagtgatatgatatggccatcctcaacttgtgcttgtgatctccatctccgaagcaccgtcatgatcaccatcgtcaccggcgcgacaccttgatctccatcgtagcatcgttgtcgtctcgccaactattgcttctacgactatcgctaccgcttagtgataaagtaaagcaattacagggcgattgcattgcatacaataaagcgacaaccatatggctcctgccagttgccgataactcggttacaaaacatgatcatctcatacaataaaatattgcatcatgtcttgaccatatcacatcacaacatgccctgcaaaaacaagttagacgtcctctactttgttgttgcaaattttacgtggctgctacgggctgagcaagaaccgttcttacctacgcatcaaaaccacaacgatagttcgtcaagttagtgatgttttaaccttctcaaggaccgggcgtagccacactcggttcaactaaagttggagaaactgacacccgccagccacctgtgtgcaaagcacgtcggtagaaccagtctcgcgtaagcgtacgtgtaatgtcggtccgggccgcttcatccaacaataccgccgaaccaaagtatgacatgctgataagcagtatgacttgtatcgcccacaactcacttgtgttctactcatgcatataacatctacgcataaacctggctcggatgccactgttggggaacgtagtaatttcaaaaaaaatcctacgcacatgcaagatcatggtgatgcatagcaacgagaggggagagtgtgtccacgtaccctcgtagaccgaaagcggaagcgttagcacaacgcggttgatgtagtcgtacgtcttcacgatctgaccgatcaagtaccgaacgcatggcacctccgagttcagcacacgttcaactcgatgatgtccctcgaactccgatccagtcgagctttgagggagagttccgtcggcacgacggcgtggtgacgatgatgatgttctaccgtcgcagggcttcgcctaagcaccgctacgatatgaccgaggtggattatggtggaggggggcaccgcacacggctaagagatccaagggatcaattgttgtgtctctagggggtgcctccctccccatatataaaggagtggaggagggggagggggccggccacccttggcgcgccccatgaggagtcctactcccaccaggagtaggacccccccttccatgttggagtaggagaggggagggaaggagagagagggggaaaggaaagggggcgccggcccccctccttgtccaattcggacttgggggggagaGGCGcacggctgccccttggccgcctctcctcttccaccacttgggcccatgaggcccaataacctccgggggggttccggtaaccctccggtactccggtatatatccgataacctccggaaccattccggtgtccgaatatagtcgtccaatatatcaatcttcatgtctcgaccatttcaagacccctcgttatgtccgtgatcacatccgggactctgaactaccttcggtacataaaaacacataaactcataatataaccgtcatcgaactttaagcgtgcggaccctacgggttcgagaactatgtagacatgaccgagacacgtctccggtcaataaccaatagcggaacctggatgctcatattggctcccacatattctacgaagatctttatcggtcaaaccgcataacaacatatgttgttccctttgtcatcggtatgttacttgcccgagattcgatcgccggtatctcaatacctagttcaatctcgttactggcaagtctctttactcgttccgtaatatatcatcctgtaactaactcattagttacaatgcttgcaaggcttatagtgaagtgcattaccgagtgggcccagagatacttcttcgagaatcggagtgacaaatcctaatctcgaaatacgccaacccaacaagtaccttcggagacacctgtagagcacctttataatcacccagttacgttgtgacgtttggtagcacacaaagtgttcctccggtaaacgggagttgcataatctcatagtcataggaacatgtataagtcatgaagaaagcaatagcaacatactaaacgatcaagtgctaagctaacggaatgggtcaagtcaatcacatcattctcctaatgatgtgatcccgttaatcaaatgacaactcatgtccatggctaggaaactctaccatcttcgattaacgagctagtcaagtagaggcatactagtgacactatgtttgtctatgtattcacacatgtactaagtttccggttaatacaattctagcatgaataataaacatttatcatgatataaggaaataaataataactttattattgcctctagggcatatttccttcataggttaccaagcacccaagagtaataagctacTCAACTTTCACTTTCACGAATCACTGTGGAGAACTCAAACTGATGCACCATATACAATGGCAAGAGACACGGAGAGctcaagtccttctctcccaagTCCCACCACAAGAACTAATGCTATGGAGGAATATGAgaggaaaaacaaaaaaagagaacaCCAAAGAACTCCAAGATTTAGATCCAAGAGGTTTCCCTCACTTAGAGAAGAAAATACAATGGTGGGAACACGGATCTAGACTTcatctctcttttccctcaaaaagaAGCAAGAGTCATGGGAGGAATAGAGAGAAAGCAAGCTCCATGGGGTCAACAATGGTGGGGAAAACATGCAGCTAATTTCTTTTGTTTGGAGGTGGAAGAAGGGGGGTGTCGGTGCTAAATCtgacagatctcgggtagggggtcccaagctagATGATCAGAGCTAGATGGTAACAGTGTTGGGAAACgtaacagaaaacaaaaaaatcgcCCTATGAACACCCAGGAACAATATGAAGGTGCATTAGGGGATTGGATATGATCGTTAGCAACTCAGAGTTTGTAGCGAAAGCAGACGAGTCGGTAtagatcgtacttggagtccctTGTACTGCCGATGAACGATCCCTCGAACTGAAGACCGAAAGCACAACATCCCTCGAACGATCCAGCagcgcttcgccgtccagaactaatCGTCGCAGAGAATTAGTGGAGAATATTAGAGCTTCCTTGTATAACCGTGTTCCCACTTATTAGAGGAACTAGGACTAGCTCTAATTATCTCAATTAAAACTAGTAGTATTGGGCTAGAGGAGACACCTAAAACTTGTATGAAAAAAAGGGCCAATACCTCCTCTATATATAgtttagaggggagagagggGCAGCCACCAAGGACAAAAAGCCTCCTTGGGGCGCTGGCCAAGGGAGGAGGAGTTGGACTCCTCCGCCTACAAGGAAAGGGGTGGGGGTGCCTCCTCCACTTGGGTCTTCGTGGCCCAAGTTGCCTTCCACCACTAGGCATTTTAAGGCCCATTGCTATTTAATCAATTGTAAAAGCCCACTAACAATTACTAGGGCCTTTTATATATGATTTAACATCGCCGTAAatattttccacctatatattaaTTATCGAGAATACCCGGTCTTGCCCGATAAACTCCGAAACCCTTTAGGTGACCTCAAAACGTTTCCGGTTCCTCTAGGAACTATTCCGGATATTATTGAACTATTTCACAAATAAATCCTCGATACTCCCTTCCTACTAACACTCATAGGATCTTGATTAGCTTAAGCTTGTGACCTTGTAGGTTCGATAaatcatagacatgaacgaaaccccTTCGTTCAATGATCGATAGTATAACCGTGGATatccatatcgatccctatgattACACGAATGATACTTGAATGAACCTTttgttatcatgtgatgttccctttgcttcacgatactttacaaaacccaAGGTGAGATATATCAGTGCTGCTATTTCAGTGTTGTAAAGATTATTTTAACGCGCAGCGCGTTGCGcacctgttggagatgctctcagaGTGGTTATCCAACTATTGAACTATATGAGCAATGACTCCTCCAACAGGTAAGGGTTTCTACTCCTACTTAAGTATTGGCTGGTTAATTTGCATTCCACAGTAACTGATTCTTCACTCAAATGAGCCTCAAAGAAGAGGGGAAAACACTATCAACAATCCGACAACCCAAATCATCTAAACTCATGTTGACATAGCTATACGCAAACCTCGCCTAAAAGGAGGGACAAGGAATTCTCCTCGACAGCACATCAGTCACCTCCTCGACGGCGGCGCCACGTTGACCCTCTTCCCGTTGCCGGCGACGGGTGCCTTGTCCACATAGGCTTGCTCGGTCTGCACGGCTCGCCTGAGCACCTCGACGATCTCGCTCATGGCGGGCCGCTCCTTGGGGTTCTTGAGGAGGCAGCTCTGGGCGAGCTTGGCGATCTCCCGGGCCGCCTTGGAGGAGTACTCGCCGCGGAGCTTGGGGTCCATGATCATGCGGAAGTTGCGGCTGTCCGGCGGGAACTGGACCACCCACTCGATCAGCTTCTGCTCCCCCTGCGGCCGGTTCCTGTCCAGCGACCGCCGCCCCGTCAGGATCTCGTACAGCACCACCCCGAAGCCCCACACGTCGCTCTTCGCCGTCAGGTGCCCCTTCTCGATGTATTCCGGCGCCGCGTACCCGTGCGTCCCCACAGCCTGATCACCACATGAAAAGAGAAGAAATGTTTAGGGGAGAGAATATATACATAGTAGTTGCAAGTGTGTGTTCTATGTCATGCTGACACAATGTCGATGCAACCACGTTTCAGAAATTCAGAGTCAAATGCAGAAGAAGAGGGAGGCGCCATTGACAAACGGAGCACAAGCTTGTCATCAGGTGCACATCAAACAAACAACATGCGTGGGAGCAAGTGCCACCACGGGTCAGCAACATTTATAGTGGCAGCCGTGGACCGACTGAATCTTGGTGAAACGCCAAATGGTCGAGGCAAAATGTGGTTGCGTGCAACTTGAGATTTCTCTTAGTATCTGGGTCAAAAAGATGGCGACGTACCGCAGTTGAGACATGAGTGTTCCCCTCTGTTGGCCCCTCCCTCGCGAGCCCGAAGTCTGATAGCTTCGCTTGGAAGTCCTTGTCCAGCAGCACGTTCGACGCTTTGAAGTCCCGGTAGATCACCTAGCAAAACAGACGAGTTCAGATTAGATTACAAACAGAAAAAAGAACTGATACTACTACATAAGAACATAATTCTGTAGTGCATACTACAAGGCTAGAGAAACCGTCGTGGATGCGCGATTTCCCTTTTTCTAATGTTCCAAACAAACCTTGAAGAACACTAACGAAGGGCCTGAGGAAATTAAAGTCATGATCACTACTACTAACCTTCCCCTGTCAGCTGATATGTCTCAATACTCACCAACCATATGAACCGCGTCTTCACTAACTACTTTATGCTTTATAGTAGACCCCCAACGCTTGATGCAACAGCCCCGCTAGGAGAAATGTAGGGGAAATCGAATACGCTGGCTGCGTGTCGAAGCACCGACGAATGTTGAACTGCGCTTTCAGAAAGTTCCAACAAAGTTGGCTGCCTGGAATCTCACAGGCACGTAGTGGTGGGGAACTGAACATGACTTCTCCTAGCATGCTTTCTTAGCCTATCCAACTTCAAGATTTTGTGGTCCTTGACTAAACTTCAGGAATCTCACACGTGCATAGTGGTGTCAATTCTAGTGCGCGTCGTTGACCCCTACGATGATCTCTTGCTATAGATCATACATGGATGCACGGCTCAAACACTAAACAGCACAGCAACCCATTTCTGAAGGCTGAATACTAAGAAAACTGCAGATTCTCAAGATGATGCTGCCTTTCCTGTAGATTTTGTTTGGCACCACTGGTGCAGCTTAGCGGGTGGGTTGCGACATTCACAAAATTTACCAAGGGGATTTCTTTGCAAGATGATAAATGAAATTTCGGAAGGAACTATCAAACAGCTGAACAATTATGTTTCTTTTTCGAATTGTGAACAATGATGTTTGAAGTATACCTGAAGTTCCAGCCCTTCATGGAGGTAAGCCAATCCTTCAGCGGCACCCAAGATAATCTGAAGCCTTCTGTTCCACGAGAGAGCAGGATGGATTCGGCTGAACAAGTGATCTTCCAGGCTCTTGTTGGGCATGTACTCATAGACCAGTAATCTTTGGGCCCCCCTTTCACCATCAACGGCACAATATCCGAGAAGCTTTACAAGATTTGGGTGCTCAAGAACCCCAAGGAACTGTACTTCTGCCAGCCACTGCTTATGTCCCTGTCACGAAAAATAAATATCTAGAAACTATTAAGAATTGAAAAATATTGATATATAAAAACATTGAAAACTGACTGCTCATTTGACGAGCAATTAAGAAAATGTCACGGCGCTAACATTAAATAGTAGTCTAGTCTTACAACGCGAAGTAAACATCGAAAACTAAGCAATTCGAATTTGTGCCTTGCAAAAATTTCCTTTTTCAACCGGTCAAGGAAGAAGCAGTAGCCCAGTCAGTAGAACAACATCAAATTTGAATACGCAAACATAAGAATATGGTGCCGGACGAAGTCTTATGTTGCTCGCAGATTATCCGTAAGCAAGCAATGTATAAATAGGCACGAAGAATTGAAAATTCTAGGTTTCTAGCTGACCTTTCTTTTCTAGGTACATGAACCAGGATTTGGTCTCAAAGTGAATAGTAGTCAACTAAGAACAGCAACAACATTAGCGTAATGGTTTGCCCTCAAGAACACTTCATTATGGCCGTTTGTCTCCTTTGATTGGGCTAATTGGATACTGCGATGCTGAACGTACATGTAAGGTTGGTATACATCCTTTTCTGGACTCCATATTTCTCCTGCGTGCCACACGAAGTGGGGCACCGTTTACTACTTTTAATGTTTATTCAATTCTGAACTCGTACACGTGTCTatatatttgaaaaaaaagtAGTATCATGGTTCAAGATGCCAGAATGTTAGGATAAATATTATATCCTCCCATCTGTCAGCATTTGTTTTTGATGGATAAAAAAATACTATCATGCGTATGCTCTCATTTAATCATATACTCAATCATAGCAATGTGTTCCCCAGGAGCTGAACTGCTCCAAAATGATTGAAGTACTCTTCGATAAAATTTAGTACCAAATCTGACCGCCACAGCCCAATTGCAAGAGCAATCTAGACTATTATAGTCAATATTTGATCCTTGAAAGTCCTGCATTTCCCCTCCCTTTTTCCTAACAAACTTCTTTTTTTTTCTACGCATGCTGGCAGATAAGCTCTAACCTCCGAGTATAGTAGTCAAAGAGACCAATTTCAAGACTTTGCAACCCAGAAATGTCCCCTCGTTTCCCTGCCAGCTCAAAAAGGCCTAATGTGCCTTTGCTTTCTACGGATCAACCGCACTTGAACAAATTTTCCATGAATCTGTTAATAATCCCTTGCACTTCTAGTCGGCGACTCAGTGCGCATGATGGAACACTTGGTCAAATTTGGCAAGAGCAAACACTACCCGTGCACATAAATACAATTTTTGGGTGGAAAAAAGTGG
This genomic window contains:
- the LOC109749130 gene encoding probable serine/threonine-protein kinase PBL19, which codes for MSCLGWLNRRKGSGSGRRGSSASAPATTMTTMTTTTTTTTTTGSAVSTSRSDDSGAGRPTSKSTGSASSQRSISSLYEERGHGQLRAFEYDDLRAATNDFGRAQKLGEGGFGGVYKGFVRPLDPRADRIAVAVKRLNTRGLQGHKQWLAEVQFLGVLEHPNLVKLLGYCAVDGERGAQRLLVYEYMPNKSLEDHLFSRIHPALSWNRRLQIILGAAEGLAYLHEGLELQVIYRDFKASNVLLDKDFQAKLSDFGLAREGPTEGNTHVSTAAVGTHGYAAPEYIEKGHLTAKSDVWGFGVVLYEILTGRRSLDRNRPQGEQKLIEWVVQFPPDSRNFRMIMDPKLRGEYSSKAAREIAKLAQSCLLKNPKERPAMSEIVEVLRRAVQTEQAYVDKAPVAGNGKRVNVAPPSRR